A genomic segment from Perognathus longimembris pacificus isolate PPM17 chromosome 15, ASM2315922v1, whole genome shotgun sequence encodes:
- the LOC125364187 gene encoding myosin regulatory light chain 12B — protein sequence MSSKKAKTKTTKKRPQRATSNVFAMFDQSQIQEFKEAFNMIDQNRDGFIDKEDLHDMLASLGKNPTDAYLDAMMNEAPGPINFTMFLTMFGEKLNGTDPEDVIRNAFACFDEEATGTIQEDYLRELLTTMGDRFTDEEVDELYREAPIDKKGNFNYIEFTRILKHGAKDKDD from the exons ATgtcgagcaaaaaagccaagaccaAGACTACTAAGAAGCGCCCTCAGCGTGCGACGTCCAATGTGTTTGCTATGTTTGACCAGTCTCAGATCCAGGAGTTCAAAGAGGCCTTCAACATGATTGACCAGAACAGAGATGGTTTCATTGATAAGGAAGACTTACATGATATGCTTGCTTCTCTAG GGAAGAATCCTACTGATGCGTACCTGGACGCCATGATGAATGAGGCCCCAGGCCCCATCAACTTCACCATGTTCCTCACCATGTTTGGTGAGAAGTTAAATGGCACAGACCCCGAGGATGTCATCAGAAATGCTTTCGCTTGTTTTGATGAGGAAGCAACAG GCACCATCCAGGAGGATTACCTGCGGGAGCTGCTGACCACCATGGGCGATCGCTTCACAGATGAGGAAGTGGATGAGCTATACCGAGAAGCCCCAATTGACAAAAAGGGCAATTTCAATTACATCGAGTTCACGCGCATCCTCAAGCATGGAGCAAAAGACAAAGATGACTGA
- the LOC125364186 gene encoding myosin regulatory light polypeptide 9 — translation MSSKRAKTKTTKKRPQRATSNVFAMFDQSQIQEFKEAFNMIDQNRDGFIDKEDLHDMLASLGKNPTDEYLDAMMNEAPGPINFTMFLTMFGEKLNGTDPEDVIRNAFACFDEEATGTIQEDYLRELLTTMGDRFTDEEVDELYREAPIDKKGNFNYIEFTRILKHGAKDKDD, via the exons ATGTCCAGCAAAAGGGCAAAGACCAAAACCACAAAGAAGCGCCCTCAGCGCGCAACGTCCAATGTGTTTGCAATGTTTGACCAGTCACAGATCCAAGAGTTCAAAGAGGCCTTCAACATGATTGACCAGAACAGAGATGGTTTCATTGACAAGGAAGATTTGCATGATATGCTTGCCTCATTGG GGAAAAACCCAACTGATGAATATCTGGACGCCATGATGAATGAGGCCCCAGGCCCCATCAACTTCACCATGTTCCTCACCATGTTTGGTGAGAAGTTAAATGGCACAGACCCCGAGGATGTCATCAGAAATGCTTTCGCTTGCTTTGATGAGGAAGCAACTG GCACCATCCAGGAGGATTACCTGCGGGAGCTGCTGACCACCATGGGCGATCGCTTCACAGATGAGGAAGTGGATGAGCTATACCGAGAAGCCCCTATTGACAAAAAGGGCAATTTCAATTACATCGAGTTCACGCGCATCCTCAAGCATGGAGCAAAAGACAAAGATGACTGA